The genome window CCATCTTTCAATTGATGAATTTCTAGAAATAGTTTACTTGTTATCTTATTTCAACTACAAAAATCTAACTTCATGCAAAGCTCATAGCAATATACAAAtcaagtcaacaaaagtcaacccAAAACTATGCTCCACTTCATACACATATAAGTTAAAAGAAGAGAAAGTAAGCATTTAGTCGCATACCTTTAGCATCTTTAGACCTTGATGGATTTAAACCTTTTTGTGAAGTTTGAGCCTTGTTAACCTATAAACAGCCAGCAACATATAATCAAATTCAAGATATAGCTCACAAGCGCATTGCTGTGACAAAAATAAGAAACCACTATATTCATGAATCAGTAACTCACAGCATTAAATAACTTCACCACTGAAAATTCCGCCAACACATGAAAAAGTGTAAATAAATTAGTTTAAAAATGCCAAGAATGCAAAAGTTTATATTTTCAACATAACTAAACAAACTAAGAAGATAATATATTATTTACCTCCTTTTGTAGCAATTCCTATGAGTAGTTTTTCATGTGAAACTGAAAAAGCATCAGGCTTTACATGTCCTTTCTCTCTTAACTATACATCCAAATAAATTTCGGTTCAGATGGTTAGTAAAAAAACCACAATATAGCTACGCTCgctaaaatatataaattttaaccATGTTTAATTTAATTACCAAAGCCTTTTCTTTTTTTGCATCGCCCTTAACTTTCTTTTCAGCAGCTTCTTCAGCAAGCTTTTTTACTACAAGATTTTTGTGAGCGGACAATACAGGACCCTGTAGAAATATCAAAATTCATAAATAATATATCcaacttaaataaaaaaaaaataatataaataaacatACTGAAAAGTGGTGTTTTGTTAATATACTTACCAGTACATCATCTGTTCCACTTCTGTTTACTATTTTCTTAAACGCCTTTTTGAAAGACGTGCTTCCTTCAGAAAACTTCAAAATCCCATGTTCAGTTATcccctcttcatcatcatcagaaACATCATCATTACCGACATCAGCATTGTCATCATCGTCTTCATCTTCATCGTTCATTTCTTCGTCTGAAGATTTTTCATCAGCGTCCTTATTTTCGATATGCGACTGCTTCTTTTCAAACTTCACCGGCTTTTCGTCtacatcatcattatcatcatcactatcgTCTGAATTATAATCTCTAGCTCTTTTTCTGAAAAGCTTTTTCGTTTTTCCATCCATTTTGACCTTCTGTCCGCTGCCCTGAAAcactttcattttcttcttccctttacCCTTCTTGTGCCCTATTTTTCTCTTCCTTGGGGCTTGTCCAGCTTCTTGCATTTGAAGTACTTCAGCCATTACACTAATCTCTTTTGCTTGGCTCAAGACCTAAAAACTTAAACGATCGAAGTTTTCCCAATTAGTCAAGGTTGAATATAGTACTTCATATCAGACACcgataaaataaataataagaaaAGGAGGTGATGCAAATAGCTGCAGAACTCTATTCGCGGAACATTCCATACTAATGTGAGTTATATAAATATAAGTAGATGGTTTGGCAGATCTGCAATGGATATAGATCGTAGAGAAATTCCCAGTCAAACTGACATATTGTTAGCATGCAATGTTCAACTTTCAAACCAATAATAAAGTCTTAGAAACTTGGTTTAGAAAAAGCTTGAGGTGCGAGGCAAGAGCTTCACGTATACGAGGCGCTCATGTTGAAAAAATGTTTATACATATCAATACGACATTAGCTACTTGTTAATCAATCATAAACACAAAAAAGTActtataaaacacacttaaacacttagaaaacataatcaaaacataCATTGAGGTAAAAAAAAAGTCGAAACACGcttaaaactcttaaaaacataaaaaggtctaaactaattaaaacataaaagaaaagaaaaaaaacggTCTTCAAGGAATCAATGGACTGAAGAACGATTGAAGAGAAGAAAAACATACTGATTGAAGGCTGAATGGTCTTGGAAGAATCGATGCTTGAAAAAACAGAGCAATGAAGGCAACAAATGCTTGAACGGGCTTGTTTTAAATGTTTAAAGTCTATGGATGAAGAAGAATAAAAAAGACAACGTTCTTTTTTTAGGGTTTAGAGAAGTCTGTTGGGCCAAATAAAACCTGATTTTGACCTAATATTGACTGGAGCCCCGCCTCAGACTCCTTAGCGCCTCACAGCGCTTCATGTAGATCAACACTTCAGACAAAAAAAAAAGTGCTTTTTCAAACGCCTCGACTCCTGTCCTTAGCGCCTCAAGCATTTTTTCAAACGCCTGAGACGTGCGCTATTTTAACTAATAAGTAATACATGTATTAGTTAACAAAATGAAATTGTTATTTCTATGTTAGAGATTGTATCAGCTAAATCTTGGCCTCCCAATAGTCCAATACTAATCGATCAATGAAAGGCTTTGATTTATAGATTGCTCAGTCTTTTTATGTGTCTGTAAATCATAACAATAATAACCAACCTTAGGTTAAGCCGTATATAAAACGGATTGGCCTACCAGTGGCAGATCTAGGAATTTTTTTCAATGGGTTCACTTTTCTAGATGTTCCAATTTCATATGActgaacataaaaaaaaaaaaaaaaaaaaacaggtcgGTTCAACGGTTCAGATCAGGCACATAATAAAGATACGATACAAGtcattagaaatttaaaaacacatAATATAAAACACGACGGTCTTTACGAAAAAAGAAACTATCTAGAGTTGTTCATTACACTCTCGACTGAAACTTGTTGTAAGAATTACTTTTCAATGTAACAAATGCAAGAATCGTTCATGTATGTATCCATCACCCATCCAATTACGCAAATTCAAGTTTCAATATATTACGATTTAACATCACTGAAGAAGCAGATTAAAACAAAATAGGTTAAAAACTAACATCCCTAAATGGCGAAATTCTAAAAATTAACAAGAAAAGAATCTAAGTTTAAGACATTGAAACACAAGACAATAGTAATTAACAATTTAAGATGATACCAACAACAGATTATAACAGTTAACACACCTGAGAGATTTAAAGTGGTGGAAACTGGATTCGGCAGCTAGCAAGgtcggaggaggaggaggagcgTGGACGGTCGGCCGAAGGTGGAGGAGTGGCGGCTGCTCTGGTCGGTTCGCTGGAGGTGGAGTGTTTGTGTTTGTAGAGGGTGGAAGCAGGAGGCTGTTCAATTTGTGTATTCATGCCTTTTGTTTTTAGGTAACCCTAAAAAGGAacaaaaaattagaaaaaggaaCGCTTAAGTTTTTGACAAAATTTGAACATCTAGAATTGTTGAGGGGATTCTTTTGAAAATTTCAGATTTCTGCTTTTCACATGTGTGTTTTCTTGGGTCTCTGATCTCTCACTCTGTCAAGTGTAACCCTTTAAAAACCTACCTATAAAATTCATATTTTAGTCACCGTCAAATTTGCGTTTTCAATCTTTTATGTTTATCAACTAGTGTTTAAGCCTCGCGGCGCGTGAGACGTATAACTCTGCTATAGGGATGAACATTTGGTACTGAGTATCGGTACCGAGTTTCCCGTACCGAATtttttcagtaccggtaccggtatccaatttttgtcattttcgGTATTGGTACTTTAGGTATCGGTACCGgtaaaataccgaattttaccttcaaataccggtaccaCGCTCATCCCTACTGTGCTAAGCAGTAAGCAAACGACGACCAAAACCGAGAAAACCAGGAAACAAAAACTCAAATGTATACCATCAATGATGTAAAACGTAGACAaacaaatgcaaacttatgcgGCGACGTGACATAAAATGTAAGACAAACGCAAACATATGAGACAACATAtcataaaatataaaaaacttgaatttataccaggAAAGTTTTAACtttaaaggaaaaaaaaaagcaaaacgTGCCGGAGAAAAATAAAAATGTAAACCATAaatgaaaacaataaaaaaattatcACAATAAgacaaaaaccaaaaaaaaacaaataaaaagacATTGTtcctaagaccatgcgtagtggtaatGCTCTtacccttgggcgttttgcgtcatgtggcagtccagtcagcaatggagcattatggggcgttttctaaaatgggtgtagtgggatgtggggcattatgttaaaagaggtgtaataaaactaaataaaaaaaaccataaaaaactcTTATTAGACAAACAAAAGGAAGATCAAGGGTGATTGGCCAAAACAAATGAACCAGGGCGTGAAATAAAGCACGCAAAAAGTAAATTTGGTTAAAAAAAGCCCCCGGGAGTGGGAGATGGGCGTTTTTTAGGGGAAAAACGCCCAAAAAACCACTCACTACGTATGATCTGATTTAATGAAGTTCATGAATTGTTATATAAAGTaactaggttaaaaccccgtgtattacacgggttaaataaatgtaattttatatactaaattaaaacaattattctttaaaaatctcgtttattacacgggttgaacaaatataattttatatattaaataataaaaaaattatatctctaagaacctcatatattatattatactgaataaatgtaattgtatataccaaataataaaaacccgtgtattgtacgggttgaataaatctaattatatatactaaataataaaaaaagttatattttttaaaacattgtgtattacacgggttaaataaatgtaattttgtaaccttgtatattacacgggttggataaatgtaattttataaactaaataataaaaaaaattatatctttataaaccccgtgtattatacgggttgaataaatctaattatatatactaaatcatcatcatcatactcagtaaatcccacaaatagcaaagctaaggtagggtctgaggagagtAAGATGTAGAGGCTCCTTTCAGTAAGACCCCCGACtcaatagtagttttgcatcaagatttggacataaggcacataacactcagcaatcaggacaaagaccgattagtgcatgttcccttttgtctttctgctatcaacgccaccacatgatgatgatgcatgattaaccgtccgccgtttttaacgttattttcacaaatttagtaaaataacgttaaaattagtgcaatttcacttttgcccaccgagcgtccacacatatatacattattaaaagttagattagattatatatgaaattaagtGTATAACAAAAAGTTTTTATGAATTTCACGTAGAATTAATTGGAATCCTTTATTAAAAGTAGGTTAGATTATATATGGGCTTATACGTGTAAGTAATTGTGATTATTGAATGGTTGAATTTTGAGGATTTTGAAATGTGAATTTGATTATGATAgattatattttagttttaaaacttcTAGAATGATTGAATCAAATAAAAGGATTATGATTTCCTAGAAACAAAAATAACTGAGTTTTTTTTCTGACCATTTTGAACATGAGCAAATAGAACGATAGCatcttaataaaaaaataactaattacAAATGTGAAACCCAATAATTTTAGTTCTGTCCCATTTGAACGGAAAAGATAAATAcaaactaaatttaaaaaaaaaatgcaatatgaaaataagagatagaataatcgatattttttttttataaaataagagataagggtaaactaaataaaaaagtgtcaatttggtaaataataatattaagtataaaaaggtaaaaaattacaaatgtagacattttcaatgaatgacacgtgtccaaaatcaggtttcttttattatatagtaagtatagatatagatttataaATTGTTCAATCTACTAATTTGTTTTCCTTTTTCAATACGACAAGACTCGAGTTATATGATAATGTAGAATCTTCGTTTACCTTTTTGCAAGTATACCTTATTAAACAAAGGGCT of Helianthus annuus cultivar XRQ/B chromosome 1, HanXRQr2.0-SUNRISE, whole genome shotgun sequence contains these proteins:
- the LOC110865269 gene encoding RRP15-like protein, producing the protein MAEVLQMQEAGQAPRKRKIGHKKGKGKKKMKVFQGSGQKVKMDGKTKKLFRKRARDYNSDDSDDDNDDVDEKPVKFEKKQSHIENKDADEKSSDEEMNDEDEDDDDNADVGNDDVSDDDEEGITEHGILKFSEGSTSFKKAFKKIVNRSGTDDVLGPVLSAHKNLVVKKLAEEAAEKKVKGDAKKEKALLREKGHVKPDAFSVSHEKLLIGIATKGVVKLFNAVNKAQTSQKGLNPSRSKDAKVIQKRRKEAFFSELGKSQSGPDAKAGTSGNAGDEEGPAWAPLRDNYMLTTSKLKDWDKAADEPEAADDFGGQEDSSSEDDD